One segment of Clostridium ljungdahlii DSM 13528 DNA contains the following:
- a CDS encoding NADH peroxidase produces the protein MKKFVCAVCGYVYEGENPPEKCPVCGAPSDKFVKKAEGEISWADEHKVGVAKGVDEKVLEELRANFTGECSEVGMYLAMSRQADREGYPEVAEAYKRIAFEEAEHAAKFAELLGEVVLPDTKKNLQMRVDAETGACKGKKDLATLAKKLNYDAIHDTVHEMCKDEARHGAAFQGLLNRYFK, from the coding sequence ATGAAAAAATTTGTTTGTGCTGTTTGTGGATATGTTTATGAAGGTGAAAATCCACCAGAAAAATGTCCTGTATGTGGTGCACCATCAGATAAATTTGTTAAAAAGGCAGAAGGCGAAATTAGTTGGGCAGATGAACATAAAGTAGGCGTCGCTAAAGGTGTAGATGAAAAAGTATTAGAAGAATTGAGAGCTAACTTTACTGGAGAATGTTCGGAAGTAGGAATGTATCTTGCTATGAGTCGTCAAGCTGATAGAGAAGGTTATCCAGAAGTTGCAGAAGCATATAAGAGAATAGCTTTTGAAGAAGCAGAGCATGCAGCTAAATTTGCAGAATTATTGGGAGAAGTAGTATTACCTGATACAAAGAAAAATTTGCAGATGAGAGTAGATGCGGAGACAGGTGCTTGTAAAGGTAAAAAGGATTTAGCTACTTTAGCTAAAAAATTAAACTATGATGCAATTCATGATACAGTACATGAAATGTGTAAAGATGAAGCAAGACATGGAGCTGCTTTCCAGGGATTGTTGAATAGATACTTTAAATAA
- a CDS encoding thioesterase family protein — MDFSKLFKVGSTYVSEYIVKPEDTANFIGNNGVVMLSTPAMIKYMEYTTLHIVDNVIPKNYRPVGTKIDVEHIKPIPANMKVVVKVTLISIEGKKLRYNVEAFNEKNCKVGFGIYEQQIVNLEQFLNR; from the coding sequence ATGGATTTTAGCAAGTTATTTAAAGTTGGAAGTACATATGTTAGTGAGTATATAGTAAAACCTGAAGATACAGCTAATTTTATTGGAAATAACGGTGTTGTTATGTTATCTACGCCTGCTATGATAAAGTATATGGAATATACAACTTTACATATAGTAGACAATGTTATACCTAAAAATTATAGACCTGTTGGAACTAAAATTGATGTTGAACATATAAAGCCAATACCTGCAAATATGAAGGTTGTTGTAAAAGTAACATTAATATCCATTGAAGGTAAAAAACTGCGTTATAATGTAGAAGCTTTCAATGAAAAAAATTGTAAAGTAGGTTTTGGAATATACGAACAACAAATAGTTAATTTAGAACAATTTTTAAATAGATAG
- a CDS encoding MFS transporter encodes MISEVESVGKSVGKKRWEIVLLLTLCYLILYMDRSCMSMAGPSMMNYFHWNASQFGLVSTAFFIGYACTQILGGWLADKFGGGKVVMFGAIWWSVFVFLTPFGATLGLMIVIRIVMGMGEGVSLPAMSTIIAKWVPKKESGLAWGISIMGVSMGIALAMPISAWIIKTWSWQMVFHSFAFLAPIWVIIWWKFGKDKPEDHPSVSKEELQYIRVDDNISENSGKRTILSSKDIFSTPSVWTGALSFFCTNYLFYLFMTWLPTYFVKGRGFAMGTSAIYTMMPYIVATFTYPFGGWLADKAAKKFGDNMGRKLFPLLGMVGAGVLLILGSKASSAISAVALISISNGVLCLTMGGYYSMPMIFSSTNAGKITGLYATFATIGGILAPLLTGIMVDAHGYTSALYLGAGISILGAIILLTSTVRPIVPIAERK; translated from the coding sequence ATGATTTCAGAAGTTGAAAGCGTTGGTAAAAGCGTTGGTAAGAAGAGGTGGGAGATTGTTTTACTTTTAACTCTATGCTACTTGATTTTATATATGGACAGATCATGTATGTCAATGGCAGGCCCCTCTATGATGAATTATTTTCATTGGAATGCAAGTCAGTTTGGATTGGTTTCTACAGCTTTCTTCATTGGTTATGCTTGTACTCAAATTTTAGGTGGATGGTTAGCTGATAAATTTGGTGGAGGCAAAGTTGTAATGTTTGGTGCGATATGGTGGTCAGTATTTGTTTTTTTAACCCCATTTGGAGCAACCTTAGGTCTTATGATAGTAATTCGTATTGTTATGGGAATGGGAGAAGGAGTTTCTTTACCGGCCATGTCTACAATTATTGCAAAATGGGTACCAAAGAAAGAATCAGGACTAGCATGGGGAATAAGTATAATGGGTGTTTCTATGGGAATTGCTCTTGCTATGCCTATCTCTGCATGGATTATAAAAACTTGGAGTTGGCAGATGGTATTTCACTCCTTCGCTTTTCTTGCACCTATTTGGGTAATTATTTGGTGGAAGTTTGGAAAAGATAAACCAGAAGATCATCCTAGTGTAAGTAAAGAGGAATTACAATATATAAGAGTAGACGATAATATATCAGAAAATTCAGGAAAAAGAACTATTTTAAGTTCAAAAGATATATTTTCTACTCCATCTGTATGGACGGGTGCACTTTCATTTTTCTGTACTAACTATTTATTTTACTTATTTATGACATGGCTTCCTACGTACTTTGTTAAGGGCAGAGGATTTGCAATGGGTACAAGTGCTATTTATACAATGATGCCTTATATTGTTGCAACTTTTACATATCCATTTGGTGGATGGTTAGCTGATAAAGCAGCTAAAAAGTTTGGAGATAATATGGGACGAAAGTTATTTCCTCTTCTTGGTATGGTTGGAGCAGGTGTTCTGCTTATACTAGGATCTAAGGCTTCTAGCGCTATTTCGGCAGTAGCATTAATATCTATATCAAATGGAGTATTATGTCTTACTATGGGTGGATATTATTCAATGCCAATGATTTTCTCTTCAACTAATGCAGGTAAAATTACTGGACTTTATGCAACTTTTGCTACAATTGGAGGTATATTAGCTCCACTTCTTACTGGAATTATGGTTGACGCTCACGGATATACAAGTGCACTTTACTTAGGTGCAGGAATATCTATACTTGGTGCTATTATATTACTTACAAGTACAGTTCGTCCTATTGTACCTATAGCTGAAAGAAAGTAG
- a CDS encoding LysR family transcriptional regulator gives MNLNQLYYFKKLSEIQHFTQAAKELYITQPSLSEAISSLEEEIGLELFHRQGRKIKLTKYGKVFYHYVCNSLSELEKGIECLKESSGIVGGIIDIGCIPTLCGNFLPNIINKYLNTVNSKTKFNIFTGMTLDVIAGIKSEKYDIGFCSILENEPSIEFIPILDQELVLVVNDKHPLAKEKIINLQDISDYPLITYRQSLPIGKTIMELLKPYDLHVSYDFDDEITIGGMVCSTNVAAITARTSFLLQFHKLKIIKLNTPNNTRTVYMAYNKNNYHSIAVKMFSDYMIKKSKSHKIRTAN, from the coding sequence ATGAACTTAAATCAATTATATTATTTTAAAAAATTATCTGAAATACAGCATTTTACTCAAGCTGCTAAAGAATTATATATAACCCAACCAAGTCTAAGTGAAGCCATTTCATCTTTAGAAGAAGAAATTGGTCTAGAATTATTTCATAGACAAGGTCGAAAAATCAAACTTACAAAATACGGAAAAGTTTTTTATCACTACGTGTGCAATTCTTTAAGTGAATTAGAAAAAGGGATTGAATGCTTAAAAGAATCATCTGGTATTGTTGGAGGAATTATTGATATAGGATGTATTCCTACCTTATGTGGAAATTTTTTGCCAAATATAATAAATAAGTATTTAAATACTGTAAATTCAAAAACCAAATTTAACATTTTCACTGGCATGACTTTAGATGTTATAGCTGGAATCAAGTCAGAAAAATACGATATCGGCTTCTGTTCCATTTTGGAAAATGAACCTAGCATTGAATTTATTCCAATTCTTGATCAAGAACTTGTCCTTGTTGTAAACGATAAACATCCATTGGCAAAAGAAAAAATCATTAATTTGCAAGATATTAGCGACTATCCATTGATCACATATCGACAAAGTTTGCCTATTGGTAAAACTATAATGGAACTCTTAAAACCTTATGACCTTCATGTAAGTTATGATTTTGACGATGAAATAACTATTGGTGGAATGGTATGTTCAACAAATGTGGCTGCTATTACTGCACGTACCTCTTTTTTACTCCAATTTCATAAGTTAAAAATTATAAAACTAAATACACCAAACAATACACGTACAGTATATATGGCCTATAATAAAAATAATTACCATTCTATAGCTGTGAAAATGTTTTCAGACTATATGATAAAAAAAAGCAAAAGCCATAAAATTAGGACTGCCAATTAG